In the Phaeobacter piscinae genome, GGACGATCTCGAAAACGAGAAGTCCACCGCCGAGAAGATCAAATCCGGCGTTCAGAACGTCACCGAAGCTGCGATGAAGCTGGGTGAGGCGATCTACAAGTCGAGCCAAGAAGAGGCTGCGGATGAACCTACCGCCGCAGACGACGCGGCAGGCCCCGGTGATGATGACATTGTCGATGCCGAATTCGAAGATCTGGACGACAACAAGCGTTAAGGTCTGATTTTGGCCAGAGCGGGCCGGTCCGAACTCCGGGCCGGCCCGCTTTCGTTGCGGCAAGAAGGGTATTCCGATGTCCAAACGAGATTACTATGACATTCTCGGGGTGTCCAAAGGGGCCACCGCCGATGAAATCAAGAAAGGCTTTCGCAAGAAGGCCAAAGAGCTGCATCCTGACCGGAACAAGGATAATCCCGAAGCCGAAGGGCAGTTCAAAGAGGCCAATGAGGCCTATGATGTTCTGAAAGACCCAGAAAAGAAAGCGGCCTACGACCGCTACGGCCACGCCGCCTTTGAAAATGGCATGGGCGGCGGTCAGCGCGGTGGCCAGGGCGGCCAGGGCTTTGGCGGCGGTGACTTCTCCTCTGCCTTCTCTGATGTATTCGACGATCTGTTCGGCGACTTCATGGGTGGTCGTGGCGGCCAGGGTGGCGGACGGCAACGGGCCGCGCGCGGCTCAGACCTGCGCTACAACCTGCGCATCTCGCTTGAGGATGCCTTTGCAGGAATGCACAAAACCATCAACGTGCCGACTGCTGTGGCATGTGGGTCCTGCGAGGGCACTGGCGCCGAGGGCGGCGTGGAGCCAACCACCTGCCCGACCTGCTCAGGCATGGGCAAAGTGCGCGCGCAACAGGGCTTCTTCACGGTGGAGCGCACCTGCCCCACCTGTTCCGGCCTTGGCCAGATCATCAAGAATCCCTGTAAATCCTGTCAGGGCCACGGTCGCGTCGAGAAAGATCGCTCCCTATCCGTGAATATCCCGGCTGGCGTGGAAACCGGCACCCGCATCCGTCTTGCTGGCGAAGGTGAGGCCGGCATGCGTGGCGGCCCTCCCGGTGATCTCTACATCTTCGTAGAGGTGGCCGCGCATGATCTGTTTGAGCGGGATGGCAACAATCTTTATTGCCGCGTTCCGGTGTCATTGGCCAAGGCCGCCCTTGGCGGAGCGATCGAAGTGCCCACCATCGACGGTGGTCGCGGGCGGGTTCAGATCCCCGAAGGCAGTCAATCTGGCCGCCAGATGCGCCTGCGCGGAAAGGGTATGCCTGCGCTGCGTGGTGGTGTCACCGGTGACATGTTCATCGAACTCGCGGTAGAAACCCCGGTAAACCTCACCTCACGGCAAAAAGAGCTGCTGCGGGAATTCGAGGATCTCTCCGAGGACAACACCAACCCGGAATCGCGGAGTTTCTTCTCCTCAGTCAAAAGTTTCTGGGATGGGATGAAGGGCTGAGACCAGCTCGTTCACACCATTAGACCAAGTTAAAGCGCCCTCAAAAGGGGCGCTTTTTTTGATGGTTTTTTGGTACCGGACTGCTTTGGCCTGACGGATTAACCCTTTCGCAACCCTGATGGCGCGAGCATTGCGACATGCCCAAGGAGCCCGCATTCGAGGACGTCTCTCTGCCGCTGTTTCCTGACAGTGCAAAAATCACTGCGCCCACCGCAAAATCACCATCGCCCCCCTCCTACATCAAGGATCACCGCGCCCGACTGCGGGACCGGTTCATGACGGGGGGTGCCGCAGCGATGCCGGACTACGAGTTGCTGGAATTGGTGCTGTTCCGCTCTATCCCGCGCCGGGATGTGAAGCCGCTAGCGCGTCAGTTGCTCGACAGTTTTGGGGATTTTAACCGTGTGATCACTGCGCCCCCCGAACGGCTCGCACAGGTTGCAGGAGTTGGCGACGCGGTGATCACCGATCTTAAGGTGCTGGAGGCCGCTGCCCATCGCATGGCCCGTGCAAAGGTCCTGCAACGCCACATCCTGTCCTCTTGGGATGCATTGCTGGATTATTGCCATACGGTCATGGCCCACCGCGAAACCGAGCAATTCAGGGTGTTATATCTTGATCGTAAGAACACATTGATTGCGGACGAGGAACAGGCCAAAGGCACCGTTGACCATGTGCCTGTCTATCCACGCGAAATCGCAAAGCGCGCTTTGGAGATCTGCGCCAGCGCCCTGATATTGGTGCATAATCATCCATCAGGCGATCCGACACCATCGCCCAGCGACATTGAAATGACCGACCGGGTTGCCCGCGCCCTCGCCGCGTTGGATATCGTGCTGCATGACCATCTTATCATCGGCAAATCCAGCGAACTCAGCTTTCGGTCGGCGGGATACCTATAGCTGGCTAACGCACCCAGACCTCAACCCGGCGATTTACCTGACGCCCCCACCGCTGATCCTCGCAGGCCATCGGCAGCGCTTCACCGAATGCTGCAATCTCAATTTCTGTGCGCTCCAAATTCGCGGTTTCCGCAGCTGCAATCACAGCATCACGCACCGCCTCTGCACGTTTCATGGCGATGGCTCTATTGCCACTCGCCGGTCCATCCCCGTCAGAGAAGCCAACAAAAACCAGCTCCCGCGCATCATAGGCGCCCGCCTCAAGCGAACGCGCAAGTTGCGTGATATTGCTCCGCGATTGTGCATCCGGGCGGGTCGAGCCCGGCTCAAACCGAAAAGATGTGGTCAGACGCTGTAAGCCATCCAAACGAGAGACAAGCCGCTGAAGCTCTTCCAGCGGCACCTCCGACCCCGCTGCCGTGATCGCATTGGCCAGGCGGTCGCCCTGTACGTTCATGGAAATCCGCTCGGGCGCCTGATCGACGAAGCCGGCCCTGCGAATTACGATCTGCGCACCGGGACCACGCACATAGCTTAGGAAATCCCGCGCCAGTTTGGGCAGCCGCCGGGACGGCAGGTAAAGAAACATGGGCGCGGTCAGCGGATAGTCTTCGGTCTTGATCGAACGGCGGTTGGCGCGCAGCGAAAACCCGCAGGCACCTCGTAAGGTCAGGACCCGCGCAGTCGATGTCTCGGCAAAACTGGCCAACCCAAGCGCAAAGGGATCCGTTGCAACCACGCGCACCAGAGTACTGCCACGATCATGGCGCCGCAGACGGGTCCCCAGTGCCGCTATGTTCGGCGCCTCCAACCGGTCCGAGATTGCCTGCGCCAGGCCGGAGCCTGCCACCGGCAGATGCAGTGAAATCGGCGCATTCGGCCCCCCCAGCTCCGACCAATTGCTGAGGTTGCCAGACAACACCCCTGCCAGATCTGCAACCGAGATTGAGCGGACGGGATTGCCCGGTGCCACAACAGGCACCATCGCATCCAGCGCCAGAACACGGCTACGCTGCGCGCCGGTCATGTCGCCCATCCCCGCCTCACGGGCCCGCTCGCGCTCGGCGCTGCGGATCTCACGCAAGGCCATGACAATGTCGGCCTCATTCGCGAGGAGGTCGGCAAATCCTTCGTCCGTGTTGCTG is a window encoding:
- the dnaJ gene encoding molecular chaperone DnaJ; the encoded protein is MSKRDYYDILGVSKGATADEIKKGFRKKAKELHPDRNKDNPEAEGQFKEANEAYDVLKDPEKKAAYDRYGHAAFENGMGGGQRGGQGGQGFGGGDFSSAFSDVFDDLFGDFMGGRGGQGGGRQRAARGSDLRYNLRISLEDAFAGMHKTINVPTAVACGSCEGTGAEGGVEPTTCPTCSGMGKVRAQQGFFTVERTCPTCSGLGQIIKNPCKSCQGHGRVEKDRSLSVNIPAGVETGTRIRLAGEGEAGMRGGPPGDLYIFVEVAAHDLFERDGNNLYCRVPVSLAKAALGGAIEVPTIDGGRGRVQIPEGSQSGRQMRLRGKGMPALRGGVTGDMFIELAVETPVNLTSRQKELLREFEDLSEDNTNPESRSFFSSVKSFWDGMKG
- the radC gene encoding RadC family protein, whose translation is MPKEPAFEDVSLPLFPDSAKITAPTAKSPSPPSYIKDHRARLRDRFMTGGAAAMPDYELLELVLFRSIPRRDVKPLARQLLDSFGDFNRVITAPPERLAQVAGVGDAVITDLKVLEAAAHRMARAKVLQRHILSSWDALLDYCHTVMAHRETEQFRVLYLDRKNTLIADEEQAKGTVDHVPVYPREIAKRALEICASALILVHNHPSGDPTPSPSDIEMTDRVARALAALDIVLHDHLIIGKSSELSFRSAGYL
- a CDS encoding substrate-binding domain-containing protein — its product is MALFRAAICAALFLVTGILPLKAQDVTLSSPDGAVEITGNILGFDGEFYRVDTKFGELTVDGSGVSCEGPGCPSLSDFVAEISLSGSSTMAEVLLPALIEGFALRNGFQTRRDPMPDNNFDYVLLRDTGRVAARFSFFVSNTDEGFADLLANEADIVMALREIRSAERERAREAGMGDMTGAQRSRVLALDAMVPVVAPGNPVRSISVADLAGVLSGNLSNWSELGGPNAPISLHLPVAGSGLAQAISDRLEAPNIAALGTRLRRHDRGSTLVRVVATDPFALGLASFAETSTARVLTLRGACGFSLRANRRSIKTEDYPLTAPMFLYLPSRRLPKLARDFLSYVRGPGAQIVIRRAGFVDQAPERISMNVQGDRLANAITAAGSEVPLEELQRLVSRLDGLQRLTTSFRFEPGSTRPDAQSRSNITQLARSLEAGAYDARELVFVGFSDGDGPASGNRAIAMKRAEAVRDAVIAAAETANLERTEIEIAAFGEALPMACEDQRWGRQVNRRVEVWVR